From a single Leopardus geoffroyi isolate Oge1 chromosome E1, O.geoffroyi_Oge1_pat1.0, whole genome shotgun sequence genomic region:
- the ETV4 gene encoding ETS translocation variant 4 isoform X8 produces MQLPGPCPPAPSQHHPSLLSCLFPPAQVPDSDEQFVPDFHSENLAFHSPPTRIKKEPQSPRTDPALSCSRKLPLPYHHGEQCLYSSAYDPPRQIAIKSPAPGAPGQSPLQPFSRAEQRSFLRSSGTSQPHPGHGYVGEHSSVFQQPLDICHPLTSSQGGGREPLPAPYPHQLSEPCPPYPQQSFKQEYLDPLYEQAGQPPVGQGGVSGHRYPGAGVVIKQEQTDFAYDSDVPGCASMYLHTEGFSGHSPGDGAMGYGYEKPLRPFPDDVCVVPEKFEGDIKQEGVGAFREGPPYQRRGALQLWQFLVALLDDPTNAHFIAWTGRGMEFKLIEPEEVARLWGIQKNRPAMNYDKLSRSLRYYYEKGIMQKVAGERYVYKFVCEPEALFSLAFPDNQRPALKAEFDRPVSEEDTVPLSHLDESPAYLPELAGPAQPFGPKGGYSY; encoded by the exons ATGCAGCTGCCGGGGCCTTGTCCCCCTGCACCATCCCAGCAccaccccagcctcctctcctgcctcttcccaccAG cccaGGTACCAGACAGTGATGAGCAGTTCGTTCCTGATTTCCATTCAGAAAACT taGCTTTCCACAGCCCCCCCACCAGGATCAAGAAGGAGCCCCAGAGTCCCCGCACAGACCCGGCCCTGTCCTGCAGCAGGAAGCTGCCACTCCCCTACCACCATGGCGAGCAGTGCCTTTATTCCAG TGCCTATGACCCCCCTAGACAAATCGCCATCAAGTCCCCCGCCCCCGGTGCCCCTGGACAGTCGCCCCTGCAGCCCTTCTCCCGGGCAGAACAACGGAGTTTCCTGAGATCCTCCGgcacctcccagccccaccctggccaTGGGTACGTCGGGGAGCATAG CTCTGTCTTCCAGCAACCCTTGGATATTTGCCACCCCCTCACATCCTCCCAGGGAGGGGGCCGGGAACCCCTCCCAGCCCCCTACCCACACCAGCTGTCGGAGCCCTGCCCACCCTACCCCCAGCAGAGCTTCAAGCAGGAATACCTTGACCCCCTGTACGAACAGGCGGGCCAGCCGCCAGTGGGCCAGGGTGGAGTCAGCGGGCACAGGTACccaggggcgggggtggtgaTCAAACAGGAGCAGACGGACTTCGCCTACGACTCTG atGTCCCTGGGTGTGCATCAATGTATCTTCACACGGAGGGTTTCTCCGGACACTCTCCAGGCGACGGGGCCATGG GTTATGGCTATGAGAAACCTCTTCGACCATTCCCAGATGATGTCTGTGTTGTCCCTGAGAAATTTGAAG GAGACATCAAGCAGGAAGGGGTCGGAGCGTTCCGAGAGGGACCGCCCTACCAGCGCAGGGGCGCCTTGCAACTGTGGCAATTTCTGGTGGCCCTGCTGGATGACCCAACGAATGCCCACTTCATCGCCTGGACTGGCCGGGGGATGGAGTTCAAACTAATAGAGCCTGAGGAG GTTGCCAGGCTCTGGGGCATCCAGAAGAACCGGCCGGCCATGAATTACGACAAACTGAGCCGCTCGCTCCGATACTACTATGAAAAAGGCATCATGCAGAAG GTGGCTGGTGAGCGCTACGTGTACAAGTTTGTGTGTGAGCCTGAGGCCCTCTTCTCCCTGGCCTTCCCGGACAATCAGCGTCCAGCCCTCAAGGCCGAGTTTGACCGGCCAGTCAGTGAGGAGGACACAGTCCCTTTGTCCCACTTGGACGAGAGCCCTGCCTACCTCCCAGAGCTGgctggccctgcccagcccttTGGCCCCAAGGGTGGCTACTCTTACTAG
- the ETV4 gene encoding ETS translocation variant 4 isoform X2, which translates to MERRMKGGYLDQQVPYTFCSKSPGNGSLREALMVPQGKLMDPGSLPPPDSEDLFQDLSHFQETWLAEAQVPDSDEQFVPDFHSENSFHSPPTRIKKEPQSPRTDPALSCSRKLPLPYHHGEQCLYSSAYDPPRQIAIKSPAPGAPGQSPLQPFSRAEQRSFLRSSGTSQPHPGHGYVGEHSSVFQQPLDICHPLTSSQGGGREPLPAPYPHQLSEPCPPYPQQSFKQEYLDPLYEQAGQPPVGQGGVSGHRYPGAGVVIKQEQTDFAYDSDVPGCASMYLHTEGFSGHSPGDGAMGYGYEKPLRPFPDDVCVVPEKFEGDIKQEGVGAFREGPPYQRRGALQLWQFLVALLDDPTNAHFIAWTGRGMEFKLIEPEEVARLWGIQKNRPAMNYDKLSRSLRYYYEKGIMQKVAGERYVYKFVCEPEALFSLAFPDNQRPALKAEFDRPVSEEDTVPLSHLDESPAYLPELAGPAQPFGPKGGYSY; encoded by the exons ATGGAGCGGAGGATGAAAGGCGGATACTTGGACCAGCAAGTGCCCTACACCTTCTGCAGC AAATCGCCCGGAAATGGGAGCTTGCGCGAAGCGCTGATGGTCCCGCAGGGAAAGCTCATGGACCCGGGCTCCCTGCCGCCCCCCGACTCCGAAG ATCTCTTCCAGGATCTCAGTCACTTCCAGGAGACGTGGCTCGCTGAAG cccaGGTACCAGACAGTGATGAGCAGTTCGTTCCTGATTTCCATTCAGAAAACT CTTTCCACAGCCCCCCCACCAGGATCAAGAAGGAGCCCCAGAGTCCCCGCACAGACCCGGCCCTGTCCTGCAGCAGGAAGCTGCCACTCCCCTACCACCATGGCGAGCAGTGCCTTTATTCCAG TGCCTATGACCCCCCTAGACAAATCGCCATCAAGTCCCCCGCCCCCGGTGCCCCTGGACAGTCGCCCCTGCAGCCCTTCTCCCGGGCAGAACAACGGAGTTTCCTGAGATCCTCCGgcacctcccagccccaccctggccaTGGGTACGTCGGGGAGCATAG CTCTGTCTTCCAGCAACCCTTGGATATTTGCCACCCCCTCACATCCTCCCAGGGAGGGGGCCGGGAACCCCTCCCAGCCCCCTACCCACACCAGCTGTCGGAGCCCTGCCCACCCTACCCCCAGCAGAGCTTCAAGCAGGAATACCTTGACCCCCTGTACGAACAGGCGGGCCAGCCGCCAGTGGGCCAGGGTGGAGTCAGCGGGCACAGGTACccaggggcgggggtggtgaTCAAACAGGAGCAGACGGACTTCGCCTACGACTCTG atGTCCCTGGGTGTGCATCAATGTATCTTCACACGGAGGGTTTCTCCGGACACTCTCCAGGCGACGGGGCCATGG GTTATGGCTATGAGAAACCTCTTCGACCATTCCCAGATGATGTCTGTGTTGTCCCTGAGAAATTTGAAG GAGACATCAAGCAGGAAGGGGTCGGAGCGTTCCGAGAGGGACCGCCCTACCAGCGCAGGGGCGCCTTGCAACTGTGGCAATTTCTGGTGGCCCTGCTGGATGACCCAACGAATGCCCACTTCATCGCCTGGACTGGCCGGGGGATGGAGTTCAAACTAATAGAGCCTGAGGAG GTTGCCAGGCTCTGGGGCATCCAGAAGAACCGGCCGGCCATGAATTACGACAAACTGAGCCGCTCGCTCCGATACTACTATGAAAAAGGCATCATGCAGAAG GTGGCTGGTGAGCGCTACGTGTACAAGTTTGTGTGTGAGCCTGAGGCCCTCTTCTCCCTGGCCTTCCCGGACAATCAGCGTCCAGCCCTCAAGGCCGAGTTTGACCGGCCAGTCAGTGAGGAGGACACAGTCCCTTTGTCCCACTTGGACGAGAGCCCTGCCTACCTCCCAGAGCTGgctggccctgcccagcccttTGGCCCCAAGGGTGGCTACTCTTACTAG
- the ETV4 gene encoding ETS translocation variant 4 isoform X10 — protein sequence MPSGPNFKLRDVPGCASMYLHTEGFSGHSPGDGAMGYGYEKPLRPFPDDVCVVPEKFEGDIKQEGVGAFREGPPYQRRGALQLWQFLVALLDDPTNAHFIAWTGRGMEFKLIEPEEVARLWGIQKNRPAMNYDKLSRSLRYYYEKGIMQKVAGERYVYKFVCEPEALFSLAFPDNQRPALKAEFDRPVSEEDTVPLSHLDESPAYLPELAGPAQPFGPKGGYSY from the exons ATGCCCTCTGGCCCAAACTTCAAGCTGAGAG atGTCCCTGGGTGTGCATCAATGTATCTTCACACGGAGGGTTTCTCCGGACACTCTCCAGGCGACGGGGCCATGG GTTATGGCTATGAGAAACCTCTTCGACCATTCCCAGATGATGTCTGTGTTGTCCCTGAGAAATTTGAAG GAGACATCAAGCAGGAAGGGGTCGGAGCGTTCCGAGAGGGACCGCCCTACCAGCGCAGGGGCGCCTTGCAACTGTGGCAATTTCTGGTGGCCCTGCTGGATGACCCAACGAATGCCCACTTCATCGCCTGGACTGGCCGGGGGATGGAGTTCAAACTAATAGAGCCTGAGGAG GTTGCCAGGCTCTGGGGCATCCAGAAGAACCGGCCGGCCATGAATTACGACAAACTGAGCCGCTCGCTCCGATACTACTATGAAAAAGGCATCATGCAGAAG GTGGCTGGTGAGCGCTACGTGTACAAGTTTGTGTGTGAGCCTGAGGCCCTCTTCTCCCTGGCCTTCCCGGACAATCAGCGTCCAGCCCTCAAGGCCGAGTTTGACCGGCCAGTCAGTGAGGAGGACACAGTCCCTTTGTCCCACTTGGACGAGAGCCCTGCCTACCTCCCAGAGCTGgctggccctgcccagcccttTGGCCCCAAGGGTGGCTACTCTTACTAG